CGACCACCTGCAGCGGCGCGACTGGGCGTGGATCGAGGACAACGCCGCTGCCGCGCGCGAGGCACTGGCGGACTGCCGGGCCGGCTAACCCTGCGGAGGCGCGGGGGCAGGCTCCAGCAGCCGGGCCACGTCGACCTCGTCGATCTGCTCCGGGCGCAGGTAGCGCTCGGCATAGCGCCGGTATACGCCGCTGGTCAGGAACAGCGCGAACAGATCGGGGTCGATATGCCCGCCGTCGCGCATGCCGCGCATCAGCGCCAGCGCCGCCGACAGCGTCTTGCCCTCCTTGTACGGCCGGTCGACGGCCGTCAGCGCCTCGAAGATGTCGGCAATGGCCATCATGCGTGCCGGCACGCTCATCTGCCCGCCATTCAGCCGCAGCGGGTAGCCGGTGCCGTCCATTTTCTCGTGATGGCCGCCGGCGATCTCGGGCACCTGCTTCAGGTGCGGCGGGAACGGCAGTTGCGACAGCATGATGATGGTCTGGACGATGTGCTCGTTGATCTTGTAGCGCTCTTCCGGCGTCAGCGTGCCGCGCGACACCGACAGATTGTGCAGCTCGCCCCGGTTGTACTTGTACTCGGGAATCTCGAGCCGGAATCCCCACGGGTTACCTTCACCATGGACCTCGGCTTCCTTGCGCACGAACAGGTGTTCCGGCTTGTCGGCCAGCAGCGCTTCGGCCACCGGCGGCGGGATGCGCGCGCCCTTGCGCCGCGCCTCGTCCTGGCTGATGCCGAGCGTATCGTCCAGCGTACGGGTCCAGTGGCGGGCGCCAATCTGCTGCAGGCGCTCGATCTTGTCCGGCGACAGGTATTCACCGCCAATATTGCAGGCGGCCACAAAGGCGAACTCGTCGTTCAGTTCGCGCTTGCGCGCGTCGCAGGCGGCGGCCAGCAGCATCGCCTCACCGCCTTCGGCCACGCCGCGCCAGTAGTCGATGTCGGCATCGCGCTTCAGCACCTCGAAGCGCATGCGGACCTCGTGAATGCGGTCATGCAGTGTTTCCAGCTTGGTCGCCTTGTCGACCACGTATTCCGGCGTGGTGACCTTGCCGCAGTCGTGCAGCCAGGCGGCGATATGAATCGCCTCCCACTCGTCGCCGGACAGCCGGAAGTCGGCGAATGGCCCGCTGTTCGCGTCGCAGGCCGCACGCGCCAGCATCTTGGTCAGCTCCGGCACCCGCTGACAGTGGCCGCCGGTATACGGGCTCTTGGCGTCGATGGCCCCGGCCACCAGCTTGATGAACGCCTCCAGCAGCCCTTTCTGCCCTGCCAGCAAGCGCTGGTTGTCGATCATCGCCGCCGCCAGCCCGGACAGCGCCTCGACAAAGGCGATCCGCTCATGGCTGGCACTGGCCGCCTCGCCGACAAACAGCGCCAGCGCACCGATGGCGCGGCCGTCGCGGTTTTTCAGCGGCACCGCCACCAGCGTCACCCCGTCCGTACCGGCCAGTGCCGTCAGCCCGGGGCCGAACGACGCCAGCGCCGGCGATGCGGCCGCCAGCCGTTCGATCGAGGTCTCGCCGCTGGCCAGGGCCCGGGCCAGCGCAGCATCCGGATACTGTTCCAGCAACAGGCACGGCAGGATGGGCTGCCCGCCCCCCGCCACCCGGCTGCCGACCGGCAGCAGCTGGTGCGCGGCCGACTCGTCGAGCAGATACAGCACGCCGGCACCGGCCTGGCTCGCATCCAGCGTTTCCTGCAGCACCCGTGCATACAGCGACTCGACATCGCGCTCGCGCACCAGCGCCAGACCGATATTGAGGAAATTGCGGATCGTCCCCTGCATCGATTCCAGCGCCTGGCCAAGGTCGTCGATTTCGCGCACCCGCGACCGGACCCGCGCCGACTGCGAAAAATCGAAGGTGTGGATCGCCCGGGTGCGCTCGGCCAGCTCGGCCAGCGGCCGTGACACCCGGCGCGAGATCCATCACGACACCGGCAGCAACAGCAGTGCCAGCAATCCCGTCAGCAGCAGCGACTGGTTGCGCTGGCGGGTCGCGGCCACCAGCAATTCGTCCATCGGCGCCAGCACCGCCAGATACAGCGGCGGACCATGTCCGGTCGCCAGCGCACTCGATGATGAAAACCAGTCCCGGCCATCGACCTGAAAGTGGGTTTCGCCGGGTTTCAGCGCATGGCGGGAGAAGACCGCCAGCGGTGCCGAACCCAGCGCGTCCAGATCCGGCAGCTCGGGCTTGCCGGCCGGGGTCGCCGCCGGATGGCCGGGGTCGCCGCGGTAGGCCAGCACCTTGCCCTGGGCGCTGAACAGCACGATCTCGGCACTCGGCGACACCTTCTGCCGCGTCAGCAGGGCCGACAGGTCACTGAGTTCCATGTCCAGACCGACCACCACGCCCGGCACGGCTTCGCGCGCGAACGACATCCCGGCCGTACCGCTGGTGTAGAACAGGTACGGCCCGGTCATGGTATGCAGGCCGGGATTGTGGACGGCATGCTGGTACCACGGCCGGGTGCGCGGATCGAACACATAACCGGGCCGGGCAAGGCTGGCGATTTCATTGCCCCGGCTGTCGTAGCTGATCCAGCGCGCATCGGCCACGCCATCCGGCCGGTGCTCGATGCTCTGTACCAGAAAAGCGGCCTCCGCCGGCAGGTCCAGACGCTCGCGCAGGGCCGCGCTGTCCAGCCGCCGCGCCAGGAAGAAATCACCGGTGTCGTAGCCGGCGTACAGCGCAGACAGATGCGGAAAGTCTTTCAGCAGTGCCAGCAGGACCGGCAGCGAGGCCTGGCGCTGCGCCAGCGACCCGGCCCGGGCCAGCGGTCCCTGGCCAAGCTGGCGCAACAGGGTCCCGGACGGCCTCATTGCCTGGTCGAGATGCACCTGCACCGAGTCGGACGAGGCGGTGAAGATATGCGTGGTCGCATCCAGCAGCATCCGGGTCGAATCGCGATAGTGCGACCAGGTCAGGATGCCGCCGGCAGCCAGGATCAGCACGACGAACAGGGAGGCCAGGTAGACCTGGGCATGGAAAAGCCGGTTGCGCATGATGTCCCGCAAAGTTGGGAGGGAACAGTCCAGATTCGTTATAGAAGGCGGTAGTGAGAATATGCCGTTCGTCGCCTCGCCCTTTCTGTGCAATGACACACGCGGTTGCGTAATCGCAACAGAAAACCGCTGTCATATCAACCCCTTGCTTGCAGCGGCCCGCCCGGAGCGCTATGCTCCGCGCCACTCTTTTTACTGCACTGCACCATGACTTCGCCGATCCCGTCACCTTCCCCGTCCCTGCCGGTCCCGAACGAACGCCTGGCCGCCGCACTTGAAGCCGCCAGACAGGCGGCGCTGGCCTTCCGCAATCTCGCCCGGGTCTGATGCAGCTCGACCGCCTGCTGCAAAGCCAGGGCTGGGGCAGTCGCAAGCAGTGCCAGCAGTGGATACGCGCCGGACGGGTGACCGTCGGCGACGAAATCGTCACCCGGCCGACCGCCACCTTCGAGCCGGATGGCCTGCACCATGCCGTGGACGGCGAAGCCGCCGTCTGGCGCGCATCGCTGTACCTGCTGCTGCACAAGCCGGCCGGCCATGAATGTTCGCGCGAGCCACAGGCCCACGACAGCGTGTTCTCGCTGCTGCCGGCCCGGTTTGCCGCACGCGGCGTCCAGCCGGTCGGCCGGCTGGACCAGGACACCACCGGCGTGCTGCTGCTGACCGATGACGGACCGCTCCTGCACCGGATCAGTTCGCCACGCCACCACGTGCCCAAGACCTATCTGGTCACCTGCCGGCACGAGATCGACGACGCGCAGATCGACGCGCTGCTCGGCGGCGTGGTGCTGCGCGACGATCCGGCACCGGTCGCCGCGCGGCAGTGCGAACGCGTCGACGCCCGCCGGCTGACGCTGGTCATTGGCGAGGGCCGCTACCACCAGGTCAAGCGCATGCTGGCCGCCGTCGGCAATCGCGTCGAAGCGCTGCACCGGGTTGCCGTGGGCACGGTCACACTGGGCGACCTGGCCGAAGGCCAGTGGCGCGAACTGACGGCGGACGAAGTCACCGCCCTGCGCGGCACGCCGGGTTAGCCGGCGGCAATGACCGCCGTGTGCTCAGTCGCGCACGGCTGCCACGAAGAATTCACGGTTGCCGTCGCCGCCAAGGATCGGGCTGTCCAGCCAGTGCAGGACCTGCAGCCCGTGTTCGGCCAGCAACGCACGAATCCGGGTTTCCACCCCGGCGTACAGACTCTCGTCACGCACGATGCCGCCGCCGCCGACGCCGTCACGCCCGACCTCGAACTGCGGCTTGACCAGACTCAGCAGCACACCGCCGGACGCCAGCAGCGGCAGGGCCGGCGGCAACGCCAGGGTCAGCGAGATAAAGGACACGTCACACACGATCAGGTCGACATGCCCGGCCCCGGCCGCGGCACGAATGGCGTCGAGGTCCAGGGCACGGGCATTGATGCCCTCGAAAGCCACCACGCGCGGGTCGGCGGCAATGCGCGGATGCAGCTGGCCGTGGCCGACGTCGATGCCGACCACCCGTGCCGCACCGGCCTGCAGCAGGCAGTCGGTGAAGCCGCCGGTCGACTGGCCCACATCCAGCGCGATCACGCCGTCGACACGCACGCCGGTCTGTGCCAGCGCACCGGCCAGCTTCAGCGCGCCACGCGACACATAGCGGTCGGCCGGGTCCGGCGTGACGACGATATCGTCGCCGGCATGCAGCGTATCGCTCGGCTTCTTCAGGACATGGGCGCCATCATGACGGGCGACGCTGACGCGCCCGGCGGCAATCAGCCGCTGCGCGGCAGTGCGCGACGAGGCAAAACCCAGTTCAACCAGCAGGAGATCGGCACGCGGCATGGCGTTTTATCGACGGTAACGGACAGGGTCGCGATGGTCGGCACCCGGCTGCACGCTGTCAAGCGCCGGCCGCGCAATTTAGGACTCATCCGATCCCGGAGCGCCGCAAGCCTTGCTACCATGCCGTCTCGATCAAAAAATCATGCAAATTATGACCTTTATACCCGACGACGCACCGATGGCCGACGCCACGCCGCTGACTTTCACCGCAACCGGCAGCGAATACTTCCGCATCTGGATCGTCAATCTGTTCCTGTCCATCCTCACCCTCGGCATCTATTCCGCCTGGGCCAAGGTGCGCACGCTGCGCTACCTGTACCGCAACACGCAGCTGGACGGCCACGGTTTCGACTATCACGGCAACCCGCTCTCCATCCTCAAGGGCCGCATCATCGTCTTCGCGCTGGTGGTGGTGACGCAGGTGCTGGAGGGCATCCTGCCGCTGCTGTCGCTGGTACTGAGCGCGCTGTTCGTCGCCGTCCTGCCCTGGCTGATCATGCGCTCGCTGAGCTTCCGCATGGCCTATACCAGCCATCGCGGCCTGCGCTTCGGTTTCGATGGCCGGCTGGCCGGCGCCTACCGGACGCTGCTGCTGTGGCCGGTGCTGGCCCTGGTCTCGTGCGGCCTGCTGGCGCCGATCGCCTACCAGCGCTTCAAGCAATACCAGCATGAGCACTCCCGCTACGGCAGCACCCCGTTCCATATCCGGCTGCGCACCGGCAGCGTGTACGGGCTGATGTTCGCCGTGATCGGCATGCTGATCGTCACCGGCGTCATTGTCGCCACGCTGACCTCGATCCTGCTGGATGGCGGCAATCTGGAAATGCCGGCCGTGTCGAGCCTGCTGATGATCGCGCTGCCGGCCTATGCCGGGATCTTCGCCATCAACGCCTTCATGGTGGCATCGCTGCAGAACCTGGTCTGGTCGGGCACCACGCTCGGCGACGACGCGCTGCGCTTCCGCAGCGACGTGCGCACGCTGCCGCTGCTGGCCATTCTGGTCACCAACCTGCTGGGCATGATCGTCACCCTGGGCCTGTTCTACCCGTTCGCCCGCATCCGTCTGCTGCGCTACCGGCTGCAGCATGTCAGCGTGGCCGCCAGCGTGCCGCTCGACAGCTTCGCCGCCGGCCAGACGCAAGATGTTTCTGCGCTTGGCGACGCCATGACGGACTGGTATGACATCGATATCAGTCTCTGATCCGGCCGGCCCGGCCAGGGTCGATGCCCGTCTGTTCGACGGCAAGACCGCGCAGGCCCGCGCGGTGGTGCTGTCGTTCCGCCATGGCGCGCTGCAGGTGCAGGGCGACGGCATCGCCTTCGAGGTCGCACCGCGCAGCGTGCAGCTGTCCGATGCCCACCGTCATGCCCCGCACCAGCTCGGTTTTCCCGACGGCAGCCTGTGCGAAGTCGACGATCAGCAGGGGCTGGAACGGCTGCTGGTGCAGGCCGGCATGCGCACCAGCCGCATCGACCGCTGGCAGCAACACTGGCGGGCCGCGCTGCTGGCGTTGCTGCTGATGGTCGCCGTCATCGTCGGAGGCTACCGCTTCGCCCTGCCATGGGTGTCGGCGCAACTGGCCGCCGCCGTGCCGGATTCGGTCACGACGGTGATGGATGCGTCCACGCTCGACCTGCTCGATCGCAGCCTGATGCGTCCGACCACGCTGCCGGCCAGCCGGCAGGCGGCGCTGCGGGCGCGTTTCGCCGCGCTGGACGGTGTGCCGGCCGGGGCCGGGCCGCTGCTGTTCCGCGCCAGTGACATCGGTCCCAATGCCTTTGCCCTGCCGGGCGGCACGCTGGTCATGACCGACGAACTGGTGGCCCTGAGCCGCGATGACGACGCGCTGATCGGTGTGCTGCTGCACGAGGCAGGCCACGTCGACCGGCGACACGCGCTGCGGCAGATGGTGCAGACCACGGTGGTCGGCAGCGCATTCGCCTTCTGGCTCGGCGACTTCTCCAGCCTGCTGGCGGTCTTGCCGGCCACCTGGCTCGAACTGCGCCATTCGCGCGACGACGAGACCGAGGCCGACGAATACGCGATCCGGCTGCTGCATATGAATGGCCTGCACGCCGCGCCGCTGGCCGCGCTGCTTGGCCGGCTCGACGCCGCACATGCGCCATCGGCGGCGGATGCGCACCAGCGGAACATGGAGTGGGCATCGACCCACCCGGACACCGCCGGACGAATTGCCCGGCTGCGTCAGGCGGACCGCGAGCGCTTCCCGGGCTGATAGACGACGCGATGCTTGCGCCGGGGCGGCACCGGCGCTAGCATCCGCCGTTTTTTCAAGAACTTGCCTGCCATGACCGCGCCCGACCTTGACCGCCGATTCGGCGGGATGAACCGCCTGTATGGCGACGATGCCGCCCTTCGCATCCGCGCGGCGCACGTCTGTGTCATCGGGATCGGCGGGGTGGGCAGCTGGGCAGCGGAGGCGCTGGCCCGCTCAGGGGTCGGCAGGCTGACACTGATCGACCTGGACAATGTCAACGAATCCAATGTGAACCGTCAGATCCATGCACTGGACGGCGTGTTCGGCCAGCCCAAGGTCGAGGCCATGGCCGCCCGCCTGCGCGCCATCCACCCGCAGTGCGAGATCCGGCTGATCGAGGATTTCGTCACCGTCGACAACGTTGCCGATTTGCTGGCTGGCCCGTTCGACGCCGTTGTCGATGCGATCGACGACATTCGTGCCAAGGCAGCGATCGCGGCGCACTGTCACCGGGCGCGAATCCCGCTGGTGGTCAGCGGCGGCGCCGGCGGCCGCGTTGACCCGACCCGGGTGCAGGTCGACGACCTGTCGCGGGTGACCGGCGACGCCGTCTGTGCCCGGCTGCGCTATACGCTGCGCCGCGGCTACGGTTTCCCGCGCGAGGCCGGGCGCAAATTCGGCATCGAGTGCGTGTATTCGGCCGAGCCGATACGCCGCCCGCAGGCCGGCGCCGCCTGTGACACCGGTACCGCCCCGCAGGGACTGGCCTGTGCCGGCTATGGCTCGGCAGTCACCGTGACCGCCGTGTTCGGCCTGGTCGCGGTCAGCCGTGTACTGGCACGGCTGACCCGGGTTGCGCCGGCAAACCGGGACGAGGCGACGGACGGCAACACCGGCGGGCAAACGACGGAACAGCACACCAGCTGTTGACCGGCAGTCCCCGCCCCGGCTGCCACCGCCCTAGACGGACGGCGCATCCAGCCCGAAATGGCTCCACGACAGCGCCGTCGCCATGCGGCCGCGCGGCGTACGCTGCAGATAGCCCTGCTGGATCAGATATGGCTCGATGACGTCCTCGATGGTATCGGTCGATTCCCCGATCGCGGCGGCCACGTTGTCGAGGCCGACCGGCCCGCCGGCAAACTTGTTCAGAATGGCATCGAGCAGCTTGCGGTCCATCACGTCGAGCCCGGCCGGATCGACATCGAGCATTGCCAGAGCGGCATCGGCAACGGCGGCGGTCACGCGGCCGTCGTGCTTGACGTCGGCGTAGTCGCGCACCCGGCGCAGCAAGCGGTTGGCAATCCGCGGCGTGCCGCGGGCACGGCGGGCGATCTCGAAGGCGCCGTCATCGGCCAGATCCACGTTCAGCAGACCGGCCGACCGGGTCACGATCTGCTTCAGCTCGTCGGCGGTATAGAACTCCAGCCGCGCCACGATGCCGAAGCGGTCGCGCAGCGGGTTGGTCAGCATGCCGGCGCGGGTCGTCGCCCCGACCAGCGTGAACGGCGGCAGGTCGAGTTTGACCGAACGGGCGGCCGGCCCTTCGCCGATCATGATGTCGAGCTGGTAGTCCTCCAGCGCCGGATAGAGGATTTCCTCCACCACCGGCGACAGGCGGTGAATTTCGTCGATGAACAGCACATCGTGCGGTTCCAGATTGGTCAGCAGCGCCGCCAGGTCGCCGGCACGCTCCAGGACCGGACCACTGGTCTGGCGCAGGTTGACCCCCAGCTCGCGCGCCACGATATGGGCCAGCGTGGTCTTGCCCAGCCCCGGCGGTCCGAACAGCAGCACATGGTCCAGCGCCTCGCCGCGCATCTTGGCCGCCTCGATAAAGATGGTCAGCTGTTCGCGCGCCTTGTGCTGGCCGACATAGTCGTCGAGCTGCTTCGGGCGCAGTGCACGCTCCAGCGCTTCTTCCTGGTTGGACAGCGGGCGGGGCGCAACGACGCGTTCGGGCGCACCGCTGGTAAGGGAGTCGGTTTCAATCATGAGCTGGCTTCTTGCGGATTGGCGGCCCCGTCGGCACAACGCGGCCAGGCGCGGAAATGTGCCAAGTGTAGCCGCCGTCAGCCCGATGCTGGTCAGAATTCGGCTGACAGCCGCCCGTTCAATTCAGGGCGGATGCCGCCATCGCCCCCAGCAGCCGGCGCTTGAATGCCGGGGCCGCGCCAAACTGCTCGCGCAGCAGGGAGATAAACAGGCGTACCCGGGCAGGCAGGTGCTTGCGGCTGGGGTAGATGGCATAGATGCCCCCGGCCGACAGGTTCCATTCCGGCAGCACATGGACCAGACGGCCGGCCGCCAGATCGTCGGCGACCAGAAAGTCCGGCAGTTCCGTCACACCGCCACCCGCCAGCGCCAGATTCCGCATGATGCTGGTGCTGTTGGCGCGCAGACGCCCCTTGACCAGCACTTTTTCGTCCTTGTCACCGGGACGGGAGAACACCCAGTGCCAGGACTGCGCGCTGGTTTCATGCGCGATCAGCGAATGCTCCAGCAGATCCTGCGGCGTGCAGATCCGGTCGTGACGCGTCAGATAGTCGCGGCTGGCCACCAGGCTCTGGCGGCAGTCCGCGAGCTTGACCGCATGCAGGCTGGAGTCCCGCGGCTGGCCGACGCGGATGTCGATGTCGACCCGCGAGGCCAGCAGATCGATGTGGTTTTCCGTGGCCATCAGGTCGAACGTGACCTCCGCGTATTGTCCGGCAAACGCCACGGCACTTTCGGTCAGATAGTGCAGGATCAGATAATCCGGCGCGGCAATGCGCAACAGCCCGTGCGGATATTCGTGATCGCTGCGGACCACGGCCACCGCATCACGGTATTCATCAATGATCCGCCGACAGGCCTGCAGGAATTTCTCGCCGGCAGGTGTCAGTGACATGCTCCGTGTCGTGCGCAGCACCAATTGTGCATTCACGTAGGTCTCGAGTTTCTTGATGCGCTCGCTGACGACGGAATGACTGACTCTCAGTGCTGCCGCTGCGGCGGTAAAAGAACCTTCTTCGCCCAGTGCCACAAAGGCAAGCACGCACTCCGGGTGCAGGATTTTGTAATTGTCCATAGGAATAAAACCAATTGTTATTTCGATCAGGCCTTCAAAGCGAAGGAGAATGAGCTTTCGTCCCGTCGCCACCGTGTGGGGAATCAGGGATGAAGCCACCACCTATTTCCAATCACTGCTCACTGTCTGTCACCGAAAGGCCAGATAGCTGCAATCCACGTTTACAATCATAGGTGTATGTAAGTTGCCAGACAAT
This genomic interval from Microvirgula aerodenitrificans DSM 15089 contains the following:
- a CDS encoding HD domain-containing phosphohydrolase, giving the protein MSRRVSRPLAELAERTRAIHTFDFSQSARVRSRVREIDDLGQALESMQGTIRNFLNIGLALVRERDVESLYARVLQETLDASQAGAGVLYLLDESAAHQLLPVGSRVAGGGQPILPCLLLEQYPDAALARALASGETSIERLAAASPALASFGPGLTALAGTDGVTLVAVPLKNRDGRAIGALALFVGEAASASHERIAFVEALSGLAAAMIDNQRLLAGQKGLLEAFIKLVAGAIDAKSPYTGGHCQRVPELTKMLARAACDANSGPFADFRLSGDEWEAIHIAAWLHDCGKVTTPEYVVDKATKLETLHDRIHEVRMRFEVLKRDADIDYWRGVAEGGEAMLLAAACDARKRELNDEFAFVAACNIGGEYLSPDKIERLQQIGARHWTRTLDDTLGISQDEARRKGARIPPPVAEALLADKPEHLFVRKEAEVHGEGNPWGFRLEIPEYKYNRGELHNLSVSRGTLTPEERYKINEHIVQTIIMLSQLPFPPHLKQVPEIAGGHHEKMDGTGYPLRLNGGQMSVPARMMAIADIFEALTAVDRPYKEGKTLSAALALMRGMRDGGHIDPDLFALFLTSGVYRRYAERYLRPEQIDEVDVARLLEPAPAPPQG
- a CDS encoding cache domain-containing protein translates to MRNRLFHAQVYLASLFVVLILAAGGILTWSHYRDSTRMLLDATTHIFTASSDSVQVHLDQAMRPSGTLLRQLGQGPLARAGSLAQRQASLPVLLALLKDFPHLSALYAGYDTGDFFLARRLDSAALRERLDLPAEAAFLVQSIEHRPDGVADARWISYDSRGNEIASLARPGYVFDPRTRPWYQHAVHNPGLHTMTGPYLFYTSGTAGMSFAREAVPGVVVGLDMELSDLSALLTRQKVSPSAEIVLFSAQGKVLAYRGDPGHPAATPAGKPELPDLDALGSAPLAVFSRHALKPGETHFQVDGRDWFSSSSALATGHGPPLYLAVLAPMDELLVAATRQRNQSLLLTGLLALLLLPVS
- a CDS encoding pseudouridine synthase; translated protein: MQLDRLLQSQGWGSRKQCQQWIRAGRVTVGDEIVTRPTATFEPDGLHHAVDGEAAVWRASLYLLLHKPAGHECSREPQAHDSVFSLLPARFAARGVQPVGRLDQDTTGVLLLTDDGPLLHRISSPRHHVPKTYLVTCRHEIDDAQIDALLGGVVLRDDPAPVAARQCERVDARRLTLVIGEGRYHQVKRMLAAVGNRVEALHRVAVGTVTLGDLAEGQWRELTADEVTALRGTPG
- a CDS encoding TlyA family RNA methyltransferase, with amino-acid sequence MPRADLLLVELGFASSRTAAQRLIAAGRVSVARHDGAHVLKKPSDTLHAGDDIVVTPDPADRYVSRGALKLAGALAQTGVRVDGVIALDVGQSTGGFTDCLLQAGAARVVGIDVGHGQLHPRIAADPRVVAFEGINARALDLDAIRAAAGAGHVDLIVCDVSFISLTLALPPALPLLASGGVLLSLVKPQFEVGRDGVGGGGIVRDESLYAGVETRIRALLAEHGLQVLHWLDSPILGGDGNREFFVAAVRD
- a CDS encoding YjgN family protein encodes the protein MQIMTFIPDDAPMADATPLTFTATGSEYFRIWIVNLFLSILTLGIYSAWAKVRTLRYLYRNTQLDGHGFDYHGNPLSILKGRIIVFALVVVTQVLEGILPLLSLVLSALFVAVLPWLIMRSLSFRMAYTSHRGLRFGFDGRLAGAYRTLLLWPVLALVSCGLLAPIAYQRFKQYQHEHSRYGSTPFHIRLRTGSVYGLMFAVIGMLIVTGVIVATLTSILLDGGNLEMPAVSSLLMIALPAYAGIFAINAFMVASLQNLVWSGTTLGDDALRFRSDVRTLPLLAILVTNLLGMIVTLGLFYPFARIRLLRYRLQHVSVAASVPLDSFAAGQTQDVSALGDAMTDWYDIDISL
- a CDS encoding M48 family metallopeptidase, which encodes MTSISVSDPAGPARVDARLFDGKTAQARAVVLSFRHGALQVQGDGIAFEVAPRSVQLSDAHRHAPHQLGFPDGSLCEVDDQQGLERLLVQAGMRTSRIDRWQQHWRAALLALLLMVAVIVGGYRFALPWVSAQLAAAVPDSVTTVMDASTLDLLDRSLMRPTTLPASRQAALRARFAALDGVPAGAGPLLFRASDIGPNAFALPGGTLVMTDELVALSRDDDALIGVLLHEAGHVDRRHALRQMVQTTVVGSAFAFWLGDFSSLLAVLPATWLELRHSRDDETEADEYAIRLLHMNGLHAAPLAALLGRLDAAHAPSAADAHQRNMEWASTHPDTAGRIARLRQADRERFPG
- a CDS encoding tRNA threonylcarbamoyladenosine dehydratase, yielding MTAPDLDRRFGGMNRLYGDDAALRIRAAHVCVIGIGGVGSWAAEALARSGVGRLTLIDLDNVNESNVNRQIHALDGVFGQPKVEAMAARLRAIHPQCEIRLIEDFVTVDNVADLLAGPFDAVVDAIDDIRAKAAIAAHCHRARIPLVVSGGAGGRVDPTRVQVDDLSRVTGDAVCARLRYTLRRGYGFPREAGRKFGIECVYSAEPIRRPQAGAACDTGTAPQGLACAGYGSAVTVTAVFGLVAVSRVLARLTRVAPANRDEATDGNTGGQTTEQHTSC
- the ruvB gene encoding Holliday junction branch migration DNA helicase RuvB; protein product: MIETDSLTSGAPERVVAPRPLSNQEEALERALRPKQLDDYVGQHKAREQLTIFIEAAKMRGEALDHVLLFGPPGLGKTTLAHIVARELGVNLRQTSGPVLERAGDLAALLTNLEPHDVLFIDEIHRLSPVVEEILYPALEDYQLDIMIGEGPAARSVKLDLPPFTLVGATTRAGMLTNPLRDRFGIVARLEFYTADELKQIVTRSAGLLNVDLADDGAFEIARRARGTPRIANRLLRRVRDYADVKHDGRVTAAVADAALAMLDVDPAGLDVMDRKLLDAILNKFAGGPVGLDNVAAAIGESTDTIEDVIEPYLIQQGYLQRTPRGRMATALSWSHFGLDAPSV
- a CDS encoding LysR family transcriptional regulator, which produces MDNYKILHPECVLAFVALGEEGSFTAAAAALRVSHSVVSERIKKLETYVNAQLVLRTTRSMSLTPAGEKFLQACRRIIDEYRDAVAVVRSDHEYPHGLLRIAAPDYLILHYLTESAVAFAGQYAEVTFDLMATENHIDLLASRVDIDIRVGQPRDSSLHAVKLADCRQSLVASRDYLTRHDRICTPQDLLEHSLIAHETSAQSWHWVFSRPGDKDEKVLVKGRLRANSTSIMRNLALAGGGVTELPDFLVADDLAAGRLVHVLPEWNLSAGGIYAIYPSRKHLPARVRLFISLLREQFGAAPAFKRRLLGAMAASALN